From the Zonotrichia leucophrys gambelii isolate GWCS_2022_RI chromosome 10, RI_Zleu_2.0, whole genome shotgun sequence genome, one window contains:
- the PEX11A gene encoding peroxisomal membrane protein 11A isoform X1 has protein sequence MAGESPGDAAGYSLPWFSLCRCKTHHGCRNHPGCRRTKTPSILSCMRATQYTCMLLSYLIENKADKKKLVMKLKQLESSMSSGRKMFRLGNVVHALVAARRAAELPEVVPRLCLTGSHLSRALYFVCDAALWLRSVGLQPNLDKPKWHTWATKCYYCSLLMNLARDWYEISWRLEQAALEEKAKENCAWQRDGEELNGVRSDGLHSFLCQLFQILKRNPPLLLDLVKNLCDLSGPLDTLGIYKTNPGVIGFCGVLSSLVGILTLASPHLKLKQ, from the exons ATGGCGGGGGAATCTCCAGGGGATGCTGCCGGCTATTCACTGCCATGGTTCTCCCTCTGCAGATGCAAAACGCACCACGGATGCAGGAACCACCCTGGATGCAGAAGAACAAAGACTCCTTCAATACTTTCCTGCATGAG agCCACTCAGTACACATGCATGTTGCTTAGCTATTTAATAGAGAATAAAGCCGATAAAAAGAAGCTGGTAATGAAACTCAAGCAGTTGGAATCTAGCATGAGCTCTGGCCGGAAAA TGTTCAGGCTGGGCAATGTGGTGCACGCCTTggtggcagccaggagagctgcagagctgccagaggtGGTGCCTCGCCTGTGCCTCACGGGCTCCCACCTCAGCCGGGCCCTGTACTTCGTGTGCGACGCCGCGCTCTGGCTCCGCAGCGTCGGCCTCCAGCCAAACCTCGACAAACCCAAGTGGCACACCTGGGCCACCAAGTGCTACTACTGCTCCCTGCTGATGAACCTGGCCAGGGACTGGTATGAGATCTCCTGGAGGCTGGAACAGGCTGCGctggaagaaaaggcaaaggagaATTGTGCCTGGCAGAGAGACGGCGAGGAGCTAAATGGCGTGAGGAGCGATGGTTTGCACAGTTTTCTCTGCCAGCTCTTTCAGATACTGAAAAGGAATCCTCCTTTGCTGCTGGACTTGGTGAAGAACCTCTGTGATCTCTCAGGCCCTTTGGATACTCTGGGAATCTACAAGACCAACCCAGGAGTGATTGGTTTCTGCGGCGTGCTCTCCTCCCTGGTGGGGATCCTCACGTTAGCAAGCCCACATCTGAAGCTGAAACAGTGA
- the PEX11A gene encoding peroxisomal membrane protein 11A isoform X3 — MPKALQVLYKHTRTVTGRAVLTCVGSLAVFRLGNVVHALVAARRAAELPEVVPRLCLTGSHLSRALYFVCDAALWLRSVGLQPNLDKPKWHTWATKCYYCSLLMNLARDWYEISWRLEQAALEEKAKENCAWQRDGEELNGVRSDGLHSFLCQLFQILKRNPPLLLDLVKNLCDLSGPLDTLGIYKTNPGVIGFCGVLSSLVGILTLASPHLKLKQ; from the coding sequence ATGCCCAAAGCCCTCCAGGTTTTGTACAAACACACGCGGACCGTGACAGGCCGGGCCGTGCTAACCTGTGTGGGCTCTCTTGCAGTGTTCAGGCTGGGCAATGTGGTGCACGCCTTggtggcagccaggagagctgcagagctgccagaggtGGTGCCTCGCCTGTGCCTCACGGGCTCCCACCTCAGCCGGGCCCTGTACTTCGTGTGCGACGCCGCGCTCTGGCTCCGCAGCGTCGGCCTCCAGCCAAACCTCGACAAACCCAAGTGGCACACCTGGGCCACCAAGTGCTACTACTGCTCCCTGCTGATGAACCTGGCCAGGGACTGGTATGAGATCTCCTGGAGGCTGGAACAGGCTGCGctggaagaaaaggcaaaggagaATTGTGCCTGGCAGAGAGACGGCGAGGAGCTAAATGGCGTGAGGAGCGATGGTTTGCACAGTTTTCTCTGCCAGCTCTTTCAGATACTGAAAAGGAATCCTCCTTTGCTGCTGGACTTGGTGAAGAACCTCTGTGATCTCTCAGGCCCTTTGGATACTCTGGGAATCTACAAGACCAACCCAGGAGTGATTGGTTTCTGCGGCGTGCTCTCCTCCCTGGTGGGGATCCTCACGTTAGCAAGCCCACATCTGAAGCTGAAACAGTGA
- the PLIN1 gene encoding perilipin-1: MTVKKTQALQDGSAKENVLQRVLQLPVVSSTCQTLQRKYSSTKESHPLMASVCEVYERGVQGAGALAMWGMEPVVRRLEPQFAVANNLACRGLDHLEEKIPALQYPVDKLASELKDTISCPLQSAKSTIGSSMDKIIELAAEGYEATKSTVETTAKYTRKNSVTQMAAAGVDTALGGLEKLMEYLLPEEDEEADKKPKKKHLSTPKVSQQQPSTTTSTPSTPSATRAPSTPSAPRAPSAPRAYSACSTPSAPSTPSAPSAPSTLGRIGALVSTVSHRAYQQTTQSLQRAKTKGQELASWIPILGSLAKPSAPAAPQPRSDGQGWLTRRHSKAPEQKQEKAGKKDTNHAKAGQDPGLVGSVAHNLQSACASGISSVKKVPAVAWDAAEGLILFTPRRLSRAMETVDALGGTLVSAPKHLLGTLYSYVPLRRQSVKEEEASRASKTNAEKKEKKEKEEEEETKPAAPSSEEKSQLRSDWRLYRGHHPLSFLGLEDPLFLRHGYYRSPALEPEYPFPRKSAFTPYNRRVSEGSYRFSPESMYSRAYYGSLYSPVYKKD, from the exons ATGACGGTGAAGAAGACTCAGGCTCTGCAGGATGGAAGTGCCAAG GAGAACGTGCTGCAgagggtgctgcagctgcccgTGGTGAGCTCGACGTGCCAGACGCTGCAGCGCAAGTACAGCAGCACCAAGGAGTCACACCCGCTGATGGCCTCGGTGTGCGAGGTGTACGAGCGGGGCGTGCAGGGCGCCGGCGCCCTGGCCATGTGGGGCATGGAGCCCGTGGTGCGCCGCCTGGAGCCGCAGT TCGCTGTGGCCAACAACCTGGCTTGCCGGGGCTTGGACCATCTAGAGGAGAagatccctgctctgcagtACCCTGTTGACAAG CTCGCATCTGAACTGAAGGACACCATCTCCTGCCCCCTCCAAAGTGCCAAAAGCACCattggcagctccatggataAGATCATCGAGCTGGCGGCAGAGGGCTATGAGGCCACCAAGAGCACAGTGGAAACAACAGCCAAGTACACAAGGAAGAACTCAGTGACCCAGATGGCAGCTGCAGGGGTcgacacagccctgggagggctggagaAGCTGATGGAATACCTGCTGCctgaggaggatgaagaagCAG ATAAGAAGCCCAAAAAGAAACATCTGTCAACACCAAaggtgtcccagcagcagcccagtaCTaccaccagcactcccagcactcccagtgctaccagggctcccagcactcccagtgctcccagggctcccagtgctcccagggcATACAGCGCATGCAgcactcccagtgctcccagcactcccagtgctcccagtgctcccagcacccTGGGCCGGATTGGCGCTTTGGTCAGCACCGTGTCCCACCGCGCTTACCAGCAAAccacccagagcctgcagcGGGCCAAAACcaaggggcaggagctggcctCCTGGATCCCCATCCTG GGAAGCCTGGCCAAGCCgagtgcccctgcagccccccagccccgcagtgacgggcagggctggctgacCCGGCGCCACAGCAAGGCACCCGAGCAgaagcaggagaaggcaggCAAGAAAGACACCAACCATGCCAAG gcaggacaggACCCTGGGCTCGTGGGCAGCGTGGCTCACAACCTACAGAGCGCCTGCGCCTCCGGCATCTCCAGCGTGAAGAAGGTGCCGGCCGTGGCCTGGGATGCGGCAGAGGGCTTGATCCTCTTCACGCCCCGCAGGCTGTCCAGGGCCATGGAGACTGTGGATGCTCTCGGGGGGACCCTCGTCAGTGCCCCTAAGCATCTGCTGGGCACCCTGTACAGCTATGTGCCG CTTCGCAGGCAGTCggtgaaggaagaagaagcatcCAGGGCCAGCAAGACCAACGcggagaagaaagagaagaaggagaaggaggaggaggaggagaccaAGCCCGCTGCCCCCTCCAGCGAGGAGAAATCGCAGCTGAGGAGTGACTGGCGGCTGTACCGTGGCCATCACCCCCTGTCCTTCCTGGGGCTCGAGGACCCCCTGTTCCTGCGGCACGGCTACTAccgcagccctgccctggagcccGAGTACCCGTTCCCAAGGAAATCTGCCTTCACCCCCTACAACAGGCGGGTCAGCGAGGGCTCCTACCGCTTCAGCCCTGAGTCCATGTACAGCCGGGCCTACTATGGCAGCCTCTACAGCCCTGTCTACAAGAAGGACTGA
- the PEX11A gene encoding peroxisomal membrane protein 11A isoform X2, with protein sequence MEGFVGFTNRSQGRDQIFRATQYTCMLLSYLIENKADKKKLVMKLKQLESSMSSGRKMFRLGNVVHALVAARRAAELPEVVPRLCLTGSHLSRALYFVCDAALWLRSVGLQPNLDKPKWHTWATKCYYCSLLMNLARDWYEISWRLEQAALEEKAKENCAWQRDGEELNGVRSDGLHSFLCQLFQILKRNPPLLLDLVKNLCDLSGPLDTLGIYKTNPGVIGFCGVLSSLVGILTLASPHLKLKQ encoded by the exons ATGGAGGGCTTCGTGGGCTTCACCAACCGCTCTCAGGGCCGCGACCAGATCTTCCG agCCACTCAGTACACATGCATGTTGCTTAGCTATTTAATAGAGAATAAAGCCGATAAAAAGAAGCTGGTAATGAAACTCAAGCAGTTGGAATCTAGCATGAGCTCTGGCCGGAAAA TGTTCAGGCTGGGCAATGTGGTGCACGCCTTggtggcagccaggagagctgcagagctgccagaggtGGTGCCTCGCCTGTGCCTCACGGGCTCCCACCTCAGCCGGGCCCTGTACTTCGTGTGCGACGCCGCGCTCTGGCTCCGCAGCGTCGGCCTCCAGCCAAACCTCGACAAACCCAAGTGGCACACCTGGGCCACCAAGTGCTACTACTGCTCCCTGCTGATGAACCTGGCCAGGGACTGGTATGAGATCTCCTGGAGGCTGGAACAGGCTGCGctggaagaaaaggcaaaggagaATTGTGCCTGGCAGAGAGACGGCGAGGAGCTAAATGGCGTGAGGAGCGATGGTTTGCACAGTTTTCTCTGCCAGCTCTTTCAGATACTGAAAAGGAATCCTCCTTTGCTGCTGGACTTGGTGAAGAACCTCTGTGATCTCTCAGGCCCTTTGGATACTCTGGGAATCTACAAGACCAACCCAGGAGTGATTGGTTTCTGCGGCGTGCTCTCCTCCCTGGTGGGGATCCTCACGTTAGCAAGCCCACATCTGAAGCTGAAACAGTGA